In the Wyeomyia smithii strain HCP4-BCI-WySm-NY-G18 chromosome 2, ASM2978416v1, whole genome shotgun sequence genome, one interval contains:
- the LOC129720242 gene encoding uncharacterized protein LOC129720242 yields the protein MDCVIFGATCSSSMAMFVKDKNARDYAEQFPEAYDAIVHKHYVDDYFDSTDTVEKAVQRASEVRFVYSKGGFEIRGWVSNSLEFLERMGETEKKQAIHLDLANPERVLGIVWNTKDDVFAFTTKMRDSLMPYLYDGKVPTKRVVLSCVMSLFDPLGLLAPFTFFAKVLIQILWRKGCEWDQVIDEEALEGWKRWTSYLGAVEAVKIPRYYFGDGLALDYSTLQLHIFADASENAYGCVGYFHILAGEVPRCALVQAKSKVAPIKQVSIPRLELMAAVQGVRLAENIKDNHSLNIKQVSYWTDSRTVHSWVVSDQRKYKAFVAFRIGEIISRSRPSELRWVPTKLNVADQLTKWSNGPQLDSNSSWLRGPQFLYKPEAEWPLQQFKKPNVEDEMRATFLLHDVEVPGQLVDISRFSKWNVLIRTLACVNRFINNLRAKRQGKVIEVVPAPPKIKALVLRKLSDIEKPIDREEHQVAERALLKLAQVEARSERSENFVEESSSKMFNRSESGKKQSSLQAVTDTG from the coding sequence ATGGATTGTGTCATTTTTGGAGCCACCTGCTCTTCTAGTATGGCAATGTTCGTGAAAGACAAGAATGCTCGGGACTACGCTGAACAGTTCCCAGAAGCTTATGATGCAATCGTCCACAAGCACTATGTGGACGATTACTTCGACAGCACGGACACTGTCGAAAAGGCTGTCCAGCGGGCAAGCGAGGTAAGATTCGTTTACTCTAAAGGCGGTTTCGAAATCAGAGGCTGGGTGTCGAATTCTCTGGAATTCCTGGAACGCATGGGTGAAACGGAGAAGAAACAAGCAATTCATCTCGACTTGGCTAATCCGGAACGCGTTTTGGGGATAGTGTGGAACACAAAGGACGACGTCTTCGCATTTACAACCAAGATGCGCGACTCGTTAATGCCATACCTGTACGATGGAAAGGTCCCTACGAAACGCGTAGTGCTTAGCTGCGTCATGAGTCTCTTTGACCCGCTAGGACTATTGGCGCCGTTCACATTTTTTGCGAAAGTGCTGATCCAGATCCTCTGGAGAAAAGGCTGCGAATGGGACCAAGTCATCGACGAAGAAGCGCTGGAGGGTTGGAAACGGTGGACGAGCTATTTGGGAGCTGTAGAAGCGGTAAAGATACCGCGGTACTACTTCGGCGACGGTCTTGCTCTCGACTACTCAACGCTGCAGCTGCACATTTTCGCAGATGCAAGCGAGAATGCATACGGCTGCGTAGGCTACTTCCACATCTTAGCTGGGGAGGTCCCTCGATGTGCGTTGGTGCAAGCAAAATCAAAAGTCGCACCGATCAAGCAAGTGTCGATCCCGCGGCTGGAATTGATGGCGGCCGTACAAGGAGTTCGTCTTGCGGAAAACATCAAAGACAATCACAGTCTGAACATAAAACAAGTGTCCTACTGGACAGACTCACGCACCGTTCACTCATGGGTTGTTTCCGATCAAAGAAAATATAAGGCTTTCGTTGCATTTCGGATTGGAGAGATTATCAGCCGGTCGCGACCATCAGAGTTGCGGTGGGTGCCCACTAAACTGAATGTTGCGGACCAACTAACGAAATGGAGCAATGGTCCGCAGCTTGATTCAAACAGTTCTTGGTTGCGGGGTCCGCAGTTTTTGTACAAACCAGAAGCTGAGTGGCCATTACAGCAATTCAAAAAACCGAATGTCGAAGACGAGATGCGAGCAACATTCCTGCTACACGACGTCGAAGTACCAGGTCAGTTGGTGGACATATCCAGATTTTCTAAGTGGAACGTGCTTATCAGAACGCTGGCATGTGTAAATAGGTTCATCAACAATCTGCGAGCGAAGCGACAAGGGAAGGTGATAGAAGTTGTTCCAGCACCGCCGAAAATTAAAGCATTAGTACTAAGGAAGCTATCGGATATCGAGAAGCCGATCGACCGCGAAGAACATCAAGTAGCAGAAAGAGCGTTGTTGAAGTTGGCACAAGTGGAGGCACGAAGTGAACGAAGtgaaaactttgttgaagagtCGTCAAGCAAAATGTTCAACCGGAGTGAGTCTGGAAAAAAGCAGTCTTCTCTACAAGCTGTCACCGATACTGGATGA
- the LOC129720244 gene encoding uncharacterized protein LOC129720244, translated as MAMFVKDKNARDYAEQFPEAYDAIVHKHYVDDYFDSTDTVEKAVQRASEVRFVHSKGGFEIRGWVSNSLEFLERMGETEKKQAIHLDLANPERVLGIVWNTKDDVFAFTNKMRDSLMPYLYDGKVPTKRVVLSCVMSLFDPLGLLAPFTFFAKVLIQILWRKGCEWDQVIDEEALEGWKRWTSYLGAVEAVKIPRYYFGDGLALDYSTLQLHIFADASENAYGCVGYFHILAGEVPRCALVQAKSKVAPIKQVSIPRLELMAAVQGVRLAENIKDNHSLNIKQVSYWTDSRTVHSWVVSDQRKYKTFVAFRIGEIISRSRPSEWRWVPTKLNVADQLTKWSNGPQLDSNSSWLRGPQFLYKPEAEWPLQQFKKLNVEDEMRATFLLHDVEVQGQLVDISRFSKWNVLIRTLACVNRFINNLRAKRQGKVIEVVPAPPKIKALVLRKLSDIEKPIDREEHQVAERALLKLAQVEARSERSENFVEESSSKMFNRSESGKKQSSLQAVTDTG; from the coding sequence ATGGCAATGTTCGTGAAAGACAAGAATGCTCGGGACTACGCTGAACAGTTCCCAGAAGCTTATGATGCAATCGTCCACAAGCACTATGTGGACGATTACTTCGACAGCACGGACACTGTCGAAAAGGCTGTCCAGCGGGCAAGCGAGGTAAGATTCGTTCACTCTAAAGGCGGTTTCGAAATCAGAGGCTGGGTGTCGAATTCTCTGGAATTCCTGGAACGCATGGGTGAAACGGAGAAGAAACAAGCAATTCATCTCGACTTGGCTAATCCGGAACGCGTTTTGGGGATAGTGTGGAACACAAAGGACGACGTCTTCGCATTTACAAACAAGATGCGCGACTCGTTAATGCCATACCTGTACGATGGAAAGGTCCCTACGAAACGCGTAGTGCTTAGCTGCGTCATGAGTCTCTTTGACCCGCTAGGACTATTGGCGCCGTTCACATTTTTTGCGAAAGTGCTGATCCAGATCCTCTGGAGAAAAGGCTGCGAATGGGACCAAGTCATCGACGAAGAAGCGCTGGAGGGTTGGAAACGGTGGACGAGCTATTTGGGAGCTGTAGAAGCGGTAAAGATACCGCGGTACTACTTCGGCGACGGTCTTGCTCTCGACTACTCAACGCTGCAGCTGCACATTTTCGCAGATGCAAGCGAGAATGCATACGGCTGCGTAGGCTACTTCCACATCTTAGCTGGGGAGGTCCCTCGATGTGCGTTGGTGCAAGCAAAATCAAAAGTCGCACCGATCAAGCAAGTGTCGATCCCGCGGCTGGAATTGATGGCGGCCGTACAAGGAGTTCGTCTTGCGGAAAACATCAAAGACAATCACAGTCTGAACATAAAACAAGTGTCCTACTGGACAGACTCACGCACCGTTCACTCATGGGTTGTTTCCGATCAAAGAAAATATAAGACTTTCGTTGCATTTCGGATTGGAGAGATTATCAGCCGGTCGCGGCCATCAGAGTGGCGGTGGGTGCCCACTAAACTGAATGTTGCGGACCAACTAACGAAATGGAGCAATGGTCCGCAGCTTGATTCAAACAGTTCTTGGTTGCGGGGTCCGCAGTTTTTGTACAAACCAGAAGCTGAGTGGCCATTACAGCaattcaaaaaactgaatgtcGAAGACGAGATGCGAGCAACATTCCTGCTACACGACGTCGAAGTACAAGGCCAGTTGGTGGACATATCCAGATTTTCTAAGTGGAACGTGCTTATCAGAACGCTGGCATGTGTAAATAGGTTCATCAACAATCTGCGAGCGAAGCGACAAGGTAAGGTGATAGAAGTTGTTCCAGCACCGCCGAAAATTAAAGCATTAGTACTAAGGAAGCTATCGGATATCGAGAAGCCGATCGACCGCGAAGAACATCAAGTAGCAGAAAGAGCGTTGTTGAAGTTGGCACAAGTGGAGGCACGAAGTGAACGAAGtgaaaactttgttgaagagtCGTCAAGCAAAATGTTCAACCGGAGTGAGTCTGGAAAAAAGCAGTCTTCTCTACAAGCTGTCACCGATACTGGATGA
- the LOC129720245 gene encoding uncharacterized protein LOC129720245 gives MSMENPQHNLNEDADKTKYHCAHCDQPENDELQMAFCDHCQNGYHYSCVDGPTTENDDEEWMCPLCRKSDTDNPDPEDEEIAAAINAVELERERQRNRQAQKLKLAQMQMELEKEKLEMQWDTEKKILEMKIKAETDFNRNHKAERKELQKELKKLTKQRLRKEKSANKSGTVGKKEETSNPTEFRDGNVSNSTPILQAGASETQIRRKKFKQGSVVFGEKSKTSVGENSSFEAESEDGSSAELSDDSSSTESSENSSSTESESEEKGSKKKKSVRAGPTKAQMTARQFLSRKLPTFTGRPEECLKVAARDAVSSRLLLPDAVPQVVEALRMLYGRPEQLLNTLLKKVRKADPPKSDKLSSFITYGVLVQQLCDHLEASKLMDHLVNPMLIRELVDKLPASTKIDWVREVVNYSETSSQASGGKTGKPQNNKGKEQESYVYKHSGSEVAAQNKKPERTPCAMCGETNHRLRNCDNFRKLSVPQRWEAVNKWELCPICLNAHGKAKCKLNIRCTAEGCSERHNRLLHPAEFQSSCNTHSAISKDSILFRMVPVKIFNGNKGRLPVTDYAASAPLLLIGLKHIELFAPLESCVSQPGEPIAVRSKLGWTIYGPQDSTQGEGFLAQHSCAGISNAELHDLLKSQYTVEEKGFSADLMPESDDDRKAREMLEEKTVRVGDRFMTGLLFKEDNPTFPDSLPMALRRMKSLEKKMSKNPKLKAAVKQQIIQYLEKGYCHKATKEELASVIPGKVWYLPLNVVVNPKKDKIRLVLDAAAEVNGVSLNSKLLKGADYLASLPSVIAKSREFLIGFRSVRCFTNATVCIWKRNLRDGLCHFWSHLLF, from the exons ATGAGTATGGAAAACCCGCAACATAACCTCAATGAAGACGCGGATAAGACCAAGTACCATTGTGCGCACTGTGACCAGCCGGAGAATGACGAGTTGCAAATGGCTTTCTGCGATCATTGCCAGAACGGCTACCACTACAGCTGCGTCGACGGTCCCACGACGGAAAATGACGATGAAGAGTGGATGTGCCCCCTGTGTCGAAAATCCGATACCGACAATCCTGATCCGGAAGATGAAGAGATTGCGGCAGCAATAAACGCAGTAGAGCTGGAGAGGGAACGTCAGCGGAACCGTCAGGCCCAGAAATTGAAACTGGCCCAGATGCAGATGGAACTCGAAAAAGAGAAGCTGGAAATGCAATGGGACACTGAGAAGAAGATTCTTGAGATGAAGATCAAGGCGGAAACTGACTTCAATCGGAATCACAAGGCCGAACGTAAGGAGTTACAAAAGGAATTGAAAAAGTTGACCAAACAACGACTGCGGAAGGAGAAAAGTGCGAATAAATCCGGTACCGTCGGGAAGAAAGAGGAAACGTCAAACCCTACAGAGTTCCGCGACGGGAACGTTAGTAATTCAACTCCAATTCTGCAAGCTGGTGCTTCAGAAACGCAGATCAGGAGAAAGAAATTTAAGCAGGGATCGGTAGTCTTCGGGGAAAAAAGTAAAACCTCAGTGGGGGAAAATAGCAGCTTCGAGGCCGAATCTGAAGACGGCAGTAGCGCCGAATTATCAGATGATAGCAGCAGTACCGAATCGTCTGAGAACAGCAGTAGCACCGAATCTGAGTCCGAAGAAAAGGGGTCCAAAAAGAAGAAGAGTGTTAGAGCAGGTCCAACAAAGGCGCAGATGACCGCTCGTCAATTCTTGTCTCGAAAGCTTCCCACGTTCACCGGCCGCCCGGAG GAGTGCTTGAAGGTTGCTGCCAGAGATGCGGTCAGCAGTCGTCTCCTGTTGCCGGATGCCGTGCCTCAAGTAGTGGAGGCGCTGCGTATGTTGTACGGACGTCCCGAGCAGCTTTTAAATACGCTTTTAAAAAAAGTGCGGAAGGCTGATCCACCGAAATCGGACAAGCTGTCGTCGTTCATCACCTACGGGGTTCTCGTCCAACAGCTCTGCGACCACCTCGAAGCTTCGAAATTGATGGACCACTTAGTGAACCCGATGCTCATTCGGGAACTAGTGGATAAGCTGCCAGCGAGCACGAAAATTGACTGGGTACG CGAAGTGGTTAACTACTCGGAAACGTCATCACAGGCCAGTGGTGGTAAAACGGGAAAGCCACAGAACAACAAGGGCAAAGAGCAAGAGAGTTACGTTTACAAGCATAGTGGGTCTGAAGTTGCCGCTCAAAACAAAAAACCGGAACGTACACCGTGTGCGATGTGTGGAGAAACCAATCATCGATTGCGGAATTGTGATAACTTTCGCAAACTCAGCGTACCACAACGGTGGGAAGCGGTTAACAAATGGGAGCTGTGTCCAATATGCCTCAATGCTCACGGAAAAGCGAAGTGTAAGCTGAATATTCGCTGTACCGCAGAAGGTTGCTCGGAACGCCACAATAGACTACTGCATCCTGCCGAGTTTCAGTCAAGCTGTAACACCCACAGCGCGATATCCAAGGATTCGATCCTGTTTAGAATGGTGCCGGTTAAGATATTCAACGGGAATAAGGGCC GGTTGCCAGTGACCGATTACGCTGCATCTGCACCATTGCTTCTGATTGGACTCAAACATATCGAGCTTTTCGCCCCGTTGGAATCTTGCGTCAGTCAACCAGGCGAACCGATTGCCGTGCGCTCTAAACTTGGTTGGACGATCTACGGACCGCAAGACTCAACGCAAGGTGAGGGATTTCTAGCACAACACTCGTGTGCTGGGATATCGAATGCAGAGCTACACGATCTTCTCAAGTCACAGTACACAGTCGAAGAAAAGGGCTTCTCGGCGGATTTGATGCCGGAATCAGACGATGATCGAAAAGCTCGGGAAATGCTGGAGGAGAAAACTGTTCGCGTCGGCGATAGGTTCATGACTGGACTGCTGTTCAAGGAAGACAACCCAACGTTTCCGGACAGCCTACCGATGGCGCTGCGGCGCATGAAGAGCCTGGAGAAGAAAATGTCGAAAAACCCTAAGTTGAAAGCTGCAGTGAAACAACAAATAATCCAGTATCTGGAAAAAGGCTACTGTCATAAAGCAACGAAGGAGGAACTGGCATCTGTAATCCCTGGCAAGGTTTGGTACTTGCCGTTAAACGTTGTTGTCAATCCGAAAAAAGACAAGATTCGCTTGGTATTGGACGCGGCGGCCGAAGTGAATGGTGTGTCGCTCAACTCCAAGCTCCTGAAAGGGGCGGACTACTTGGCCTCTCTACCATCCGTGATCGCCAAATCTCGGGAGTTTCTCATCGGATTTAGATCCGTGAGATGTTTCACCAACGCAACTGTTTGTATTTGGAAACGAAATCTACGTGATGGATTGTGTCATTTTTGGAGCCACCTGCTCTTCTAG